In one Aeromicrobium erythreum genomic region, the following are encoded:
- a CDS encoding ATP synthase F0 subunit C produces the protein MNGSIATVGLGLAAIGPAIAVGLIFAAYVTGVARQPEAQGRLQGIAIFGFVLAEQFFIIALALAFVFGYN, from the coding sequence ATGAATGGTTCCATCGCCACCGTCGGCCTCGGCCTCGCTGCCATCGGCCCGGCCATCGCCGTCGGTCTGATCTTCGCCGCCTACGTCACGGGCGTCGCCCGTCAGCCCGAGGCGCAGGGCCGTCTCCAGGGCATCGCGATCTTCGGCTTCGTCCTCGCGGAGCAGTTCTTCATCATCGCGCTGGCCCTCGCCTTCGTCTTCGGCTACAACTGA
- the atpB gene encoding F0F1 ATP synthase subunit A, translated as MTLASTALVAAADGPPQPGPGSFLLPPTFTIGGWEVNKPELFLVLSLVIVFAFAYATSRKAQVVPGRLQFAGELVYGFIRNSIARDNIGSADYMKYVPYLFTVFLFVLVNNFYGVIPVIQFPSMSKFGFPVALALVTWLIYNVAGIGRHGFFGYLKHQTVPAGAKGPILIALVPLEFLSNIIVRPFTLALRLFATMFAGHLLILLFSLGAAYLVTGYANAAIGIPAGVLSFVLGIGVSFLDMLIMFLQAYVFTLLTAMYIGSAIADEH; from the coding sequence GTGACCCTCGCCTCGACCGCCCTGGTGGCTGCCGCTGACGGCCCGCCGCAGCCCGGCCCCGGGAGCTTCCTGCTCCCGCCGACGTTCACGATCGGCGGGTGGGAGGTCAACAAGCCCGAGCTGTTCCTCGTGCTGTCGCTGGTGATCGTCTTCGCCTTCGCCTACGCCACGAGCCGCAAGGCCCAGGTCGTGCCCGGGCGCCTGCAGTTCGCCGGAGAGCTCGTGTACGGGTTCATCCGCAACTCCATCGCGCGCGACAACATCGGCAGCGCCGACTACATGAAGTACGTGCCGTACCTCTTCACGGTCTTCCTCTTCGTGCTGGTCAACAACTTCTACGGCGTCATCCCGGTGATCCAGTTCCCGTCGATGTCGAAGTTCGGCTTCCCCGTCGCGCTGGCCCTGGTCACGTGGCTGATCTACAACGTCGCCGGCATCGGCCGCCACGGCTTCTTCGGCTACCTCAAGCACCAGACGGTCCCGGCCGGCGCCAAGGGCCCGATCCTGATCGCCCTGGTGCCGCTGGAGTTCCTCTCCAACATCATCGTGCGCCCCTTCACGCTGGCGCTGCGTCTCTTCGCGACCATGTTCGCCGGTCACCTGCTGATCCTGCTGTTCTCGCTGGGTGCCGCGTACCTGGTCACGGGCTACGCCAACGCCGCCATCGGCATCCCGGCCGGCGTGCTCTCCTTCGTGCTCGGCATCGGGGTCAGCTTCCTCGACATGCTGATCATGTTCCTGCAGGCCTACGTCTTCACGCTGCTGACCGCGATGTACATCGGCAGCGCGATCGCCGACGAGCACTGA